Proteins encoded within one genomic window of Bacteroidales bacterium:
- a CDS encoding TonB-dependent receptor, translating into MKKILISIVLLSLTTTIFPQSSIKQTIRGTVVDKYSQMPLIGATIVLLNSNPQVGTVADVNGEFRIENVPVGRCGIQISYIGYNPVTLKNLMLYSGKELIINIELEEKIIETAEVVVKAYSRKDKPINKMATVSARSFTVEETNKYAGSWGDPSRMVANYAGVCMASDNRNDIIIRGNSPIGLLWRLDGIEIPNPNHFGALGTTGGPVTILNNNLLTNSDFFTGAFPAEYGNALAGAFDLKMRAGNNEKREYWGQMGFNGIELGGEGPFSKNSKASYMLSYRYSMLDALKAIGLDMGINPKYQDLTFKVNIPGTKLGKFSLFGIGGLSYIEMFDSENDSIDWAHSTSGENLSNGSDFGAIGLSNLYFINNKTRIQTNLAILGSRVSTEIDTFHFSNRTLFPWYREVSSEVKYSFSTHLKKKLNTKNNIGTGLILDRYKVNYLDSVYLDKKYLTITDVDDYMNIVRLYGQWQHKFSDKLQLYSGIHYQLLQYNNTSAIEPRLGLKWNFATNQSFNFGFGVHSQIQPRMIYFAQSLMDDGTYKRHNKDLGFSKSNHYVIGYDNSLSENFRIKIETYYQDLYNIPIKINDEDSIYSLMNSGADFYVQREDSLINKGTGKNYGIELTIEKFFSNQYYFLITTSLFESKYKIYEKERNTAFNGNFVINVLGGYEINVGNNNILSFDIKTIYAGGKRYIPFDTLQSRIEQQEIYDLTKAYEKKYPDYFRFDFRVSFKLNTPKLSQEWVLDLQNISNNENLFMERYDYTTGKTKSMYQIGFFPMMTWRIQF; encoded by the coding sequence ATGAAAAAAATATTAATATCAATAGTATTATTAAGTTTAACAACTACAATTTTTCCTCAATCTTCTATTAAACAAACAATCAGGGGAACAGTAGTTGATAAATATTCTCAAATGCCATTAATTGGTGCTACAATTGTATTACTTAATTCAAACCCACAAGTAGGAACAGTAGCAGATGTTAATGGAGAATTCCGTATTGAAAATGTTCCTGTTGGACGATGTGGAATACAAATATCATACATTGGATACAATCCTGTAACATTAAAAAATTTAATGCTTTATTCGGGTAAAGAATTAATTATTAATATCGAATTAGAAGAAAAAATAATTGAAACAGCCGAAGTTGTTGTAAAAGCATACTCAAGAAAAGATAAACCTATCAACAAAATGGCAACAGTAAGTGCTCGTTCGTTTACTGTTGAAGAAACAAACAAGTATGCCGGTAGTTGGGGTGACCCTTCGCGAATGGTTGCAAACTATGCAGGTGTGTGTATGGCAAGTGATAACAGAAATGATATAATTATCAGGGGAAATTCTCCAATTGGATTATTATGGAGACTTGACGGAATAGAAATTCCTAATCCAAATCATTTTGGTGCACTTGGAACAACCGGAGGACCTGTTACAATTTTAAATAATAATTTACTTACAAATTCTGATTTTTTTACTGGTGCTTTTCCTGCAGAATATGGAAATGCACTTGCAGGGGCATTCGATTTAAAAATGCGAGCAGGTAATAATGAAAAACGTGAATACTGGGGACAAATGGGATTTAATGGTATTGAATTAGGTGGTGAAGGACCATTTTCGAAGAACAGTAAAGCATCATATATGCTAAGTTATAGATATTCTATGCTTGATGCATTAAAAGCTATTGGTTTAGATATGGGAATTAATCCAAAATATCAGGATTTAACTTTTAAAGTTAATATTCCCGGAACAAAACTTGGAAAATTTTCTTTATTTGGAATAGGAGGTTTAAGTTATATCGAAATGTTTGATAGTGAAAATGATTCAATTGATTGGGCACATTCTACTTCAGGTGAGAACCTTTCAAATGGTTCTGATTTTGGAGCAATAGGTCTCTCAAATCTGTATTTTATAAATAATAAAACAAGGATACAAACAAACCTTGCTATTTTAGGTTCTCGGGTTTCTACAGAAATTGACACATTCCATTTTTCAAACAGAACTCTTTTCCCATGGTACAGGGAAGTTTCAAGCGAAGTAAAATATTCTTTCTCAACACATCTGAAAAAAAAGCTTAATACTAAAAATAATATTGGAACAGGCTTGATATTAGACCGATATAAGGTAAATTATTTAGATAGTGTTTATTTAGATAAGAAATATCTTACTATTACTGATGTTGATGATTATATGAATATTGTAAGACTCTACGGACAATGGCAACATAAATTTTCTGACAAATTGCAATTATATTCGGGCATTCATTATCAATTGTTACAATATAACAATACATCGGCTATTGAACCACGTCTTGGATTAAAATGGAATTTTGCAACAAACCAATCGTTTAATTTTGGGTTTGGTGTACATAGTCAAATTCAACCACGGATGATATATTTTGCTCAATCATTAATGGATGATGGAACATATAAAAGACATAATAAAGACCTTGGTTTTTCGAAAAGCAATCATTATGTAATAGGATATGATAATTCATTATCAGAAAATTTCAGAATAAAAATAGAAACATATTATCAGGATTTATATAATATTCCAATTAAAATAAATGATGAGGATTCTATTTATTCACTAATGAATTCAGGAGCTGATTTTTATGTACAGAGAGAAGATAGTTTAATAAATAAAGGAACAGGAAAAAATTACGGGATTGAATTAACTATCGAAAAATTCTTTAGCAATCAATATTATTTTTTAATAACTACATCATTATTTGAATCAAAATATAAGATTTATGAAAAAGAAAGGAATACAGCTTTTAATGGTAATTTTGTTATAAATGTCTTAGGTGGATATGAAATAAATGTAGGTAATAACAATATTTTATCTTTTGATATTAAAACTATTTATGCAGGGGGGAAAAGATACATACCTTTCGACACATTACAATCAAGAATTGAGCAACAAGAAATATATGATTTAACCAAGGCTTATGAAAAAAAATATCCTGATTATTTCAGATTTGATTTTAGGGTAAGTTTTAAATTAAATACTCCTAAACTAAGCCAGGAATGGGTGCTTGATTTACAAAATATTTCAAATAATGAAAATTTATTTATGGAGAGATATGATTATACTACAGGTAAAACAAAAAGTATGTATCAAATTGGGTTTTTCCCAATGATGACTTGGAGAATACAATTTTAG
- a CDS encoding proline--tRNA ligase: MAKELTTRKENYAQWYNDLVIKADLAENSAVRGCMVIKPYGFAIWEKIQAALDKMFKDTGHSNAYFPIFIPKSFFSKEASHVEGFAKECAVVTHYRLKNSPDGKGVIVDEEAKLEEELIIRPTSETIIWHTYKGWIQSYRDLPILVNQWANVVRWEMRTRLFLRTTEFLWQEGHTAHATKEEAIEETFKMLNVYAEFAEKWMAMPVIKGIKTETERFAGALETYCIEALMQDGKALQSGTSHFLGQNFAKAFDVKFSNKEGKLDYVWASSWGVSTRLMGALIMAHSDDNGLILPPKLAPIQVVIVPIYKGKEQLQQISERANEIIHKLKEKNISVKFDDRDTYKPGWKFAEYELKGVPVRIAIGPRDIQNNTLEIARRDTLEKSTRSIDGIVEYIENLLDEIQKNIYNKALNFRTENTHKTDSYEEFKKIIEKGGFISAHWDGTIETELKIKEETKATIRCTPIETKEENGKCIYTGNPSKRRVLFAKAY, translated from the coding sequence ATGGCTAAAGAATTAACAACAAGAAAAGAAAATTATGCCCAGTGGTACAATGATCTTGTAATCAAAGCAGATCTCGCTGAAAACTCTGCAGTTAGAGGCTGTATGGTAATTAAACCATACGGTTTTGCAATCTGGGAAAAAATACAAGCAGCATTAGATAAAATGTTTAAAGATACCGGACATTCAAATGCTTATTTCCCAATTTTTATACCAAAATCATTTTTTAGTAAAGAAGCAAGCCATGTTGAGGGATTTGCCAAAGAATGTGCAGTAGTAACTCATTACAGGTTAAAAAATTCTCCTGATGGTAAAGGTGTAATTGTTGATGAAGAAGCAAAATTAGAAGAAGAATTAATTATTCGTCCAACTTCAGAAACTATAATCTGGCACACATATAAAGGTTGGATACAATCATACAGAGACTTGCCTATATTAGTAAACCAATGGGCTAATGTTGTAAGGTGGGAGATGAGGACAAGGCTTTTTTTGCGTACAACCGAATTCTTATGGCAGGAGGGACATACTGCTCATGCAACAAAAGAAGAAGCAATTGAAGAAACATTTAAAATGTTAAATGTTTATGCTGAATTTGCTGAAAAATGGATGGCTATGCCTGTAATAAAAGGTATTAAAACTGAAACCGAACGATTTGCAGGGGCATTGGAAACTTATTGTATTGAAGCATTAATGCAGGATGGCAAAGCATTACAATCAGGAACTTCGCATTTTTTAGGACAAAATTTTGCAAAAGCATTTGATGTTAAATTTTCAAATAAAGAAGGTAAATTAGATTATGTATGGGCAAGTTCATGGGGCGTTTCAACAAGATTAATGGGAGCATTAATTATGGCACATTCCGATGATAATGGACTGATTCTTCCTCCTAAACTTGCTCCAATTCAAGTTGTTATTGTTCCTATTTATAAAGGAAAAGAACAGTTACAACAAATTTCTGAAAGAGCTAATGAAATAATTCATAAGCTTAAAGAAAAAAATATTTCTGTAAAATTTGATGATAGGGATACATACAAACCTGGATGGAAATTTGCCGAATATGAATTGAAAGGAGTACCTGTTAGAATAGCTATTGGACCAAGAGATATTCAGAATAATACTCTTGAAATTGCAAGGAGAGATACTTTAGAAAAATCTACACGCTCAATTGATGGAATAGTTGAATATATTGAAAATCTTCTTGATGAAATTCAGAAAAACATTTATAATAAAGCATTAAATTTCAGAACTGAAAATACTCATAAAACTGATTCATACGAGGAATTTAAAAAAATTATTGAAAAAGGCGGATTTATTTCAGCACATTGGGATGGAACTATTGAAACTGAATTAAAAATAAAGGAAGAAACAAAAGCAACAATAAGATGTACCCCAATAGAAACAAAAGAAGAAAATGGTAAATGTATTTATACAGGAAACCCATCAAAAAGAAGAGTTCTTTTTGCTAAAGCGTATTAA
- a CDS encoding SpoIIE family protein phosphatase, whose product MIRILKFLLIIILLFAFNQLRGQKLKFFYYSQEDGLSAGRVFKIIQDKNGFLWFGTAYGLNKFDGYNFTVFINDAENKNSISDNNVYDILEDKEGILWLATRNGLNSYDQKFNIFHNYTYKKDSNSISDDIVICLLQDKDGLIWIGTEFGGLNSFNKTTQEFYNYDSIFNNDINEGTSYIRCLFEDKQGNIWIGTDDAGIFCYDKKQNKFINYKYDLGKDEDWIIRNNRINVLFEDSHNNLWIGTWDAGINLFNKETSKFIDYGKKYTKEKDKQKDRIFSIIEDKYGKLWVATYNGLTFYNRNTKSFSTYYTVDEKKQYSIKSNRLRCLLEDASGSIWIGNEVNGVNVVHNTQTKFFHYHKDEEDPNSLNGNIVLTFEKEEYGNILIGTVTGGLNLFDRKKKIFKNYNKYSPELRNGILSIHLDNDGIIWLGTWGGGLQKFNRKTSEVATYSKENFKSLSYKTVLCIYEDKNDILWLGTYNGLNKFDKNKEISKVYDEKNGLKSKVIFHITGNDSDTIWLGTKDGGFSIFNKKTETFQNFLCDKNDSLSICNNVVHYIHDDNKGNLWMGTEGGLNKFNKKTQTFTTYTEKDGLPNNTIYAILEDKKGNLWLSSIKGICRFNPNIPITDRQAIRNFDVNDGLQGNEFTQGGYFYDKKNDEMFFGGINGFNSFFPDKITENNYIPPVHITSFKIFDKEQELDTSIIYKKGIEISWKQNFIAFDFVGLDFVVPSKNLYSYKMEGLDVNWSPPSNRRYAPYPGISPGEYTFKVRASNNEGLWNEQGREFLIIVKPPFWKTTWFLILSIITGITSVLLYIRTRTERLKKEKRILEEIVAQRTKELREKNQDITSSIEYAKRIQEAILPKAVEFDKAFTDTFVLYKPKDIVSGDFFWFTKKNNKRIFAAADCTGHGVPGAFMSIIGNDLLEKIISEENILDPGEILNRLNICVKEALHQTGQKGESFDGMDIALCSLEDNSDILEYSGAYRPIFIISEGKITKYKPDKYSIGGAVVKQEKIFKTQKIKINNSDKIYAFSDGFVDQFGGPYNRKFMLKFLAKKLLEIEKLSMIEQEMILDETIEYWMKGFENNHEQIDDILIIGIEI is encoded by the coding sequence ATGATAAGAATCTTAAAATTTCTGTTAATAATAATTCTACTATTTGCCTTTAACCAGCTTAGGGGTCAAAAACTTAAATTTTTTTATTATTCTCAGGAAGACGGTTTATCGGCAGGCAGAGTATTTAAAATTATTCAGGATAAAAACGGATTTCTCTGGTTTGGAACTGCGTATGGTCTTAATAAATTTGACGGCTACAATTTTACTGTTTTTATTAATGATGCTGAAAATAAAAATTCTATCTCAGATAATAATGTTTATGACATTTTAGAAGATAAAGAAGGCATTTTATGGCTTGCTACCCGAAATGGTTTAAATTCTTATGACCAGAAATTTAATATATTTCATAATTATACATATAAAAAAGATAGTAATTCTATTTCAGACGATATTGTTATATGTTTATTACAGGATAAAGACGGATTAATATGGATTGGAACTGAATTTGGCGGATTAAATTCATTTAATAAAACAACACAGGAGTTTTATAATTATGATAGTATTTTTAATAATGATATTAACGAAGGAACAAGTTATATAAGATGCCTTTTTGAAGATAAGCAAGGAAATATATGGATTGGAACTGACGATGCCGGAATTTTTTGTTATGATAAAAAACAAAACAAATTTATTAATTATAAATATGATCTTGGAAAAGATGAAGATTGGATAATTAGGAATAACCGTATTAATGTATTATTTGAAGATAGTCACAATAATTTATGGATAGGTACATGGGATGCGGGTATTAACCTTTTCAACAAGGAAACATCAAAGTTTATTGATTATGGAAAAAAATATACTAAGGAAAAAGATAAACAAAAAGACAGAATTTTTTCTATAATAGAAGATAAATATGGTAAACTTTGGGTAGCAACATACAATGGATTAACTTTTTACAATAGAAATACCAAAAGTTTTTCAACATACTATACAGTTGATGAAAAAAAACAATATAGTATAAAGTCAAACCGTTTAAGATGTTTGCTTGAAGATGCATCAGGTAGTATATGGATAGGAAATGAAGTAAACGGTGTTAATGTAGTTCACAATACCCAAACCAAATTTTTTCATTATCACAAAGATGAGGAAGACCCTAATTCATTGAACGGTAATATAGTTTTGACTTTTGAAAAGGAAGAATATGGGAATATTCTAATCGGTACTGTAACAGGGGGGCTTAATTTATTCGACCGAAAAAAGAAAATATTTAAAAATTACAACAAATATAGTCCTGAATTAAGAAATGGAATTTTATCAATTCATCTTGATAATGATGGAATTATCTGGCTAGGAACATGGGGTGGGGGCTTGCAAAAATTTAACAGAAAAACAAGCGAAGTAGCTACATATTCAAAAGAAAATTTTAAGAGTTTAAGTTATAAAACAGTTCTATGTATATATGAGGATAAAAATGATATTTTATGGCTCGGAACATATAACGGATTAAATAAATTTGATAAAAATAAAGAAATTTCTAAGGTTTATGACGAAAAAAATGGTCTTAAAAGTAAAGTGATTTTTCATATTACTGGAAATGACTCTGATACAATATGGCTCGGAACAAAAGATGGAGGTTTTTCAATTTTTAATAAAAAAACAGAAACATTTCAAAATTTTCTTTGTGATAAAAACGATTCATTAAGCATATGTAATAATGTAGTGCATTATATTCATGACGATAATAAAGGAAATCTTTGGATGGGAACCGAAGGAGGATTAAACAAATTCAATAAAAAAACTCAAACCTTTACAACTTACACTGAAAAAGACGGATTACCAAATAATACTATTTATGCTATCCTTGAAGATAAAAAAGGAAACCTTTGGCTTAGTTCAATTAAAGGTATATGCAGATTTAATCCTAATATTCCGATAACTGACAGGCAGGCAATAAGAAACTTTGATGTTAATGACGGTTTGCAAGGAAATGAATTTACGCAGGGAGGTTATTTTTATGATAAAAAAAATGATGAAATGTTTTTTGGCGGAATAAACGGATTTAATTCTTTTTTCCCCGATAAAATTACTGAAAATAACTATATACCTCCTGTTCATATAACATCATTTAAAATTTTTGATAAAGAACAAGAACTTGATACATCTATAATTTACAAAAAGGGAATTGAAATTTCATGGAAACAAAATTTTATTGCATTTGATTTTGTCGGTTTAGATTTTGTAGTTCCTTCTAAAAATCTTTATTCATATAAAATGGAAGGTTTAGATGTAAACTGGAGCCCACCAAGTAATAGGAGGTATGCTCCCTATCCTGGTATTAGTCCGGGTGAATATACATTTAAAGTCCGTGCTTCAAATAATGAAGGGCTTTGGAATGAACAAGGCAGAGAATTTTTAATAATTGTTAAACCTCCATTTTGGAAAACTACATGGTTTTTAATATTAAGTATTATAACAGGTATTACTTCAGTATTACTATATATAAGGACAAGAACAGAACGGCTCAAGAAAGAAAAAAGAATACTTGAAGAAATTGTTGCTCAACGAACAAAAGAACTCAGAGAAAAAAATCAGGATATTACAAGTAGTATTGAATATGCCAAGCGAATTCAGGAAGCAATTCTTCCAAAAGCCGTGGAATTTGATAAAGCATTTACCGATACATTTGTCCTTTACAAACCAAAAGATATTGTAAGCGGTGATTTTTTCTGGTTCACAAAAAAGAATAACAAACGAATATTTGCTGCTGCTGACTGTACAGGACACGGTGTTCCAGGTGCATTTATGTCGATAATCGGAAATGATTTGCTTGAAAAAATAATATCAGAAGAAAATATTCTTGACCCGGGCGAAATACTTAACAGGTTAAATATCTGTGTAAAAGAAGCCCTGCACCAAACCGGACAGAAAGGTGAAAGTTTTGACGGAATGGATATTGCCTTATGTTCGTTAGAAGATAATAGTGATATTCTTGAATATTCAGGAGCTTATCGACCAATTTTTATTATATCAGAAGGGAAAATAACTAAATATAAACCTGATAAATATTCAATTGGTGGAGCTGTAGTGAAACAGGAAAAAATTTTTAAAACTCAAAAAATTAAAATAAATAACAGTGATAAAATTTATGCTTTTTCCGATGGTTTTGTAGATCAATTCGGTGGCCCGTATAATCGTAAATTTATGTTAAAATTTCTTGCTAAAAAACTATTAGAAATTGAAAAACTTTCAATGATTGAACAAGAAATGATTTTAGATGAAACTATTGAATACTGGATGAAAGGATTTGAAAATAATCACGAACAAATTGATGATATACTAATAATTGGAATTGAGATTTAA
- a CDS encoding response regulator transcription factor gives MNVLIVEDEKIAANNLEKMLLRIDKNIHIQDKIDSIENAVKWLNSNTADLIFLDIHLADGLCFKIFEQINIKTPVIFTTAYDQYAIKAFKVNSIDYLLKPIEINELKQSLNKFKELNEIKNANLIDYNSLIQILNKKVEYQDRFIVRFGQKIKSIKTKDISYFYVSNENTFLCTFNNKTYSIDYSLDKLENIINPKEFFRINRQFIVSYTSIENMYSLSKSRIKIELKPKADSETIVSFSRLSDFRKWLNQ, from the coding sequence ATGAATGTATTAATAGTAGAAGACGAAAAAATTGCAGCAAATAATCTGGAAAAAATGCTGCTCAGAATTGATAAAAATATACATATTCAGGATAAAATTGATTCTATTGAAAATGCTGTAAAATGGCTTAATAGCAATACTGCAGACTTGATTTTTCTTGATATTCATCTTGCCGATGGATTATGTTTTAAAATTTTTGAACAGATTAATATTAAAACACCTGTTATTTTTACTACTGCTTATGACCAATATGCAATTAAAGCATTTAAAGTTAACAGTATCGATTACCTGCTTAAACCAATAGAAATCAACGAATTAAAACAAAGTTTAAATAAATTTAAAGAACTAAACGAAATAAAAAATGCTAATTTGATAGATTATAATTCTTTAATCCAAATTTTAAACAAAAAGGTAGAGTACCAAGACAGATTTATTGTTCGTTTTGGTCAAAAAATAAAAAGTATAAAAACAAAGGATATATCTTATTTTTATGTAAGTAACGAGAATACATTTTTATGTACATTCAATAATAAAACTTATTCTATTGATTATTCTTTAGATAAATTAGAAAATATTATTAACCCTAAAGAATTTTTCAGAATAAATCGTCAGTTTATTGTTAGTTATACTTCAATAGAAAATATGTATTCTTTATCGAAAAGCAGGATAAAAATTGAATTAAAACCAAAAGCAGACAGTGAAACAATAGTTAGTTTCAGCCGGTTAAGTGATTTCAGAAAGTGGCTTAATCAATAA
- a CDS encoding TIGR02646 family protein — protein sequence MKKINKNTPPFLSKFIKKNKPKDWKELTPETKTELGEYILKEQRNQCAYCECYIKQYKSNFHIDHFKTRNLFPQLTFDYNNLFLSCTSKDNCASYKDKSHLQKKDFDKLIHPAFDNPEDSFSYLASGAIYPKNPNDVKAIFTIEKFNLQSKKLVHRRRTIAIKLSNNHYKSIDSEIIIKEFKEYESFIKYIKTIINRQ from the coding sequence GTGAAAAAAATAAATAAAAATACACCCCCTTTTTTAAGCAAATTCATAAAAAAAAATAAGCCAAAAGATTGGAAAGAACTCACGCCTGAAACTAAAACCGAACTTGGAGAATATATATTAAAAGAACAAAGAAATCAATGTGCCTATTGTGAATGTTATATTAAACAGTATAAAAGCAATTTTCATATTGACCATTTTAAAACCCGAAATTTATTCCCACAATTAACATTTGATTATAACAATCTATTTCTTTCTTGTACAAGCAAGGATAACTGTGCCAGTTATAAAGATAAGAGCCATTTACAAAAAAAAGACTTTGATAAATTGATACATCCAGCTTTTGATAATCCAGAAGATAGTTTTTCATATTTAGCATCAGGAGCCATTTATCCAAAAAATCCAAATGATGTTAAGGCTATATTCACAATTGAAAAATTTAACCTTCAAAGTAAAAAATTAGTGCATCGAAGAAGGACAATTGCTATAAAACTCTCTAATAATCATTACAAAAGTATTGATTCAGAAATAATTATTAAAGAGTTTAAAGAATATGAATCTTTTATAAAATACATTAAGACAATAATCAATAGACAATAA
- a CDS encoding AAA family ATPase, translating into MKIRKIHIDNYKILKNFDLDLTLNNKPLNFVVLAGINGTGKTSIFEFLETSLKTLNISDNSYIEIEEYNSRYKKNEIFTIENKQKYKTDLDIDINLEELLSFSEHRIIYFKAGKINTTAKEIIIEYIDKLIYEEDLKSSEAYIKVQEILSKIFYDFELQVEFNMLDKQRNIYFKNEISEKIKIDDLSGGEKELITKAFPLLILDIKNSVILIDEPEYSLHPKWQNRIVKIYEDFANKNNNQIIFATHSPHIIASTKKESLKLLIKNNKKIEVFENFEGSYGWEVNKILIEIMELDSLRTPVIETKLDCLKKLIIENKTETKEFILLHQELENILGINDVELSLLRVEINKRKQDSEKNK; encoded by the coding sequence ATGAAAATAAGAAAAATTCATATTGACAATTATAAAATTTTAAAAAATTTTGATCTGGATTTAACCTTAAATAATAAACCACTCAATTTTGTTGTTCTTGCAGGAATAAATGGTACAGGTAAAACATCTATATTTGAATTCTTAGAGACTTCCTTAAAAACATTAAATATTTCAGACAATAGTTATATTGAAATAGAAGAATATAACTCTCGTTATAAAAAAAATGAAATATTTACTATTGAAAATAAGCAAAAATACAAAACAGACCTTGATATAGATATTAATTTAGAAGAATTATTATCATTTTCTGAGCATCGTATAATTTATTTTAAAGCAGGAAAAATTAATACAACAGCAAAAGAAATAATAATTGAATATATTGATAAATTGATTTATGAAGAAGATTTAAAAAGTAGTGAAGCTTATATAAAAGTACAGGAAATTTTATCAAAAATATTTTATGATTTCGAATTACAAGTAGAATTTAATATGCTTGATAAACAACGAAATATCTATTTTAAAAATGAAATATCTGAAAAAATTAAAATTGATGATTTGTCAGGGGGAGAAAAAGAACTTATAACCAAAGCATTTCCTTTGTTAATATTAGACATTAAAAATAGTGTGATTTTAATTGATGAACCTGAATACTCACTTCACCCTAAATGGCAAAATAGAATAGTTAAGATTTATGAAGATTTTGCTAATAAAAATAATAACCAAATAATATTTGCAACACACTCTCCGCATATAATAGCATCTACTAAAAAAGAAAGCTTAAAACTTTTGATTAAAAATAATAAAAAAATTGAAGTATTTGAAAATTTTGAAGGTTCTTATGGCTGGGAAGTCAATAAAATACTTATTGAAATAATGGAATTGGACAGTTTAAGAACACCAGTTATTGAAACTAAATTAGACTGTTTAAAAAAACTTATAATAGAAAATAAAACTGAAACAAAAGAATTTATTCTTTTACATCAAGAATTAGAAAATATATTAGGAATCAATGACGTAGAACTATCATTATTACGCGTAGAAATTAATAAAAGAAAACAGGATAGTGAAAAAAATAAATAA
- a CDS encoding class I SAM-dependent methyltransferase, with translation MKKEKPVSNTHFRMMVNIMSIFKNIRNIKKEIIRSGIKKGSHVLDYGCGPGFVTVPAAKTVGSQGMIYALDIHPLSIKIIKKKIKKYDLKNVKTIIIDNGTGLPNESIDVVFLFNVIFMIKNQESVIEELHRILKKGGIISIVNNGLGSKFKNKQVAKEHLTKLVCKNEKFILSEKIKNNFNFKKIN, from the coding sequence ATGAAAAAAGAAAAACCAGTATCAAACACACATTTCAGAATGATGGTAAATATTATGAGTATATTCAAGAACATTCGTAATATAAAAAAGGAGATTATCAGAAGTGGAATAAAAAAAGGAAGCCATGTTTTAGATTATGGCTGTGGACCAGGTTTTGTTACTGTTCCTGCCGCTAAAACTGTTGGTTCGCAAGGCATGATATATGCTTTGGATATACATCCATTATCAATAAAAATTATTAAAAAAAAGATAAAAAAATATGACCTGAAAAATGTTAAAACAATAATAATAGATAATGGAACAGGATTACCTAACGAAAGCATTGATGTTGTTTTTTTATTTAATGTTATATTTATGATAAAAAATCAAGAAAGTGTAATTGAAGAACTTCATAGAATATTAAAAAAAGGTGGTATAATTTCTATAGTTAATAATGGATTAGGTTCTAAATTCAAAAACAAGCAAGTAGCTAAGGAGCATTTAACAAAATTGGTTTGTAAAAACGAAAAATTTATTTTATCAGAAAAAATTAAGAATAATTTTAATTTTAAAAAAATAAATTAA